In the Naumovozyma dairenensis CBS 421 chromosome 4, complete genome genome, one interval contains:
- the PUF4 gene encoding Puf4p (similar to Saccharomyces cerevisiae PUF4 (YGL014W); ancestral locus Anc_4.114), giving the protein MSARATKEATATDVSSSDPIVSDTITSALEQLQLDVMEEQPGKVVAEQMHVNNNPSSSTLPLNPSPSNPFPPPHMMNVGFVPYSQMMQHPPQHGPGLFPHPDLQDSSLSHVGPIMFNNSNDSSLFPSGSLASIPSFIPESHMIPNDPLWSATNQPGASSIAIEESGTLGDGLPKPKGPGAATISSRRQTFHAISTHDLIDATNEKTAVVNPPPTLENETAVPVSVPSTTSSNPKTRTQSISFEKTVGHPQFFPATTKVKGIEAKTSDKGINKFGTVDNTYAAYPYGGPLAQPNPMLHKHHAPMGSTPPFPSAFPGNYDFNAPFHSFSPVMGNMNPHALHPQSHIPMPHSPILMHGPMMDGKHKGEPMLNSNNPMNSPLPPHQHFPMMQHTPNGTPPPPWLYGTPPPFNHMGPPPPHGMHVPGGRGHLVSGGRGNNRGGKHTSGRNRNSKHGFNNHHHHHHNNNTNVDANNQRKLEEMSRYADATLDQFAGNIYSLCKDQHGCRFLQKQLDILGTEAADKIFEETKYHTIELMTDSFGNYLIQKLIERVSTEQRTELAKIASPQFVEIALDPHGTRALQKLIECIDTDDEAKIIVASLSGSIVQLSKDLNGNHVVQKCLQKLHPKDFQFIFDATCQNSVDIATHRHGCCVLQRCFDHGTKEQCETLCDELLKHVDKLTLDPFGNYVVQYIITKETEKDKFDYTHKIVHLLKPKIAELSVHKFGSNVIEKLLRTPVATENMILELLNHKADIPNLLNDSYGNYVLQTALDISYEHNTYLYNKLSSIVAPLLVGPIRNTPHGKRIMNILHIE; this is encoded by the coding sequence ATGTCCGCCAGAGCTACCAAAGAAGCAACCGCCACCgatgtttcttcttctgatCCAATCGTCTCTGATACAATTACTTCTGCCCTAGAACAACTACAATTGGATGTAATGGAAGAACAACCAGGAAAAGTGGTGGCTGAACAAATGCACGTCAACAATAATCCATCAAGCTCTACATTGCCTTTAAACCCTTCTCCTTCTAACCCGTTCCCTCCTCCACATATGATGAACGTTGGATTTGTGCCATATTCACAAATGATGCAGCATCCTCCTCAACATGGTCCAGGTTTGTTCCCACATCCAGATTTGCAGgattcatctttatcacATGTTGGCCCAATTATgttcaataattcaaatgattcttcattatttccAAGTGGGTCTTTAGCTAGCATTCCTTCCTTTATTCCGGAATCTCACATGATTCCAAACGATCCATTATGGTCAGCGACAAACCAACCTGGTGCATCGTCTATTGCAATTGAGGAATCCGGAACTTTAGGCGATGGACTTCCTAAGCCAAAGGGCCCTGGTGCAGCCacaatttcttcaagaagACAAACTTTCCATGCCATTTCTACTCATGATCTGATTGATGCAACTAATGAAAAAACAGCTGTAGTTAACCCTCCACCAACATTGGAAAATGAAACAGCAGTTCCCGTCTCTGTACCATCTACTACCTCTTCAAATCCTAAGACAAGGACTCAATCGATCTCATTTGAGAAAACTGTCGGACATCCTCAGTTCTTCCCAGCTACAACTAAAGTGAAAGGTATTGAAGCTAAAACCTCTGACAAAGgtatcaataaatttggaACCGTAGACAATACATATGCCGCTTATCCCTACGGTGGTCCCTTAGCTCAACCAAATCCAATGTTACATAAGCATCATGCACCTATGGGGTCAACTCCTCCATTTCCTTCCGCATTTCCAGGCAATTATGATTTCAATGCACCATTCCATTCTTTCTCTCCTGTTATGGGTAATATGAACCCTCATGCTTTACATCCACAATCTCATATCCCAATGCCTCATTCGCCAATTCTAATGCATGGTCCAATGATGGATGGTAAGCACAAGGGAGAGCCGATGTTAAACAGTAATAATCCAATGAATTCGCCTCTTCCACCTCATCAACATTTCCCAATGATGCAACATACTCCTAATGGTACTCCACCTCCTCCATGGTTATACGGAACTCCACCACCTTTCAACCATATGGGCCCACCTCCTCCACACGGTATGCACGTTCCTGGTGGTCGTGGTCACCTTGTATCTGGTGGTCGCGGTAATAACAGAGGAGGAAAGCATACGAGTGGTCGTAATAGAAATAGTAAACATGGGTTTAATaaccatcatcatcatcatcacaataataatactaacGTTGATGCCAATAACCAACGTAAACTCGAAGAAATGTCACGTTACGCCGATGCAACATTAGACCAATTTGCTGgtaatatttattcattatgTAAGGACCAACATGGTTGTCGTTTCTTACAAAAACAATTGGATATATTAGGCACGGAAGCAGCTGATAAGATTTTCGAAGAAACTAAATACCACACCATCGAGCTAATGACTGATTCCTTTGGTAATTATTTAATccaaaaattaattgaaagaGTTTCTACCGAACAAAGAACGGAATTGGCTAAAATTGCAAGTCCACAATTCGTGGAAATTGCCTTGGATCCTCACGGTACAAGAGCGTTACAAAAGTTGATTGAATGTATTGatactgatgatgaagcCAAGATTATTGTAGCCTCATTAAGTGGCTCTATAGTCCAGTTAAGTAAGGATTTGAATGGTAACCATGTTGTCCAAAAATgtttacaaaaattacatCCAAAGgatttccaattcatttttgaTGCTACTTGCCAGAATTCGGTCGATATTGCAACTCACAGACATGGTTGTTGTGTTTTACAACGTTGTTTCGATCATGGGACAAAAGAACAATGTGAGACGTTATGCGACGAGCTTTTGAAACATGTTGATAAGTTGACCCTGGACCCATTTGGTAATTACGTCGTTCAATATATCATTACTAAGGAAACTGAAAAAGATAAGTTTGATTACACACATAAAATAGTCCATTTATTGAAACCAAAAATCGCTGAATTATCAGTCCATAAATTCGGATCAAAtgtcattgaaaaattgttaaGAACACCAGTTGCCACTGAGAACATGATCTTAGAATTGCTGAACCACAAAGCAGATATACCAAACTTGTTGAATGATAGTTATGGTAATTACGTTTTGCAAACTGCGTTAGACATCTCTTACGAACATAACACATATTTGTACAATAAACTATCAAGCATCGTTGCTCCTTTATTGGTTGGGCCAATTAGAAACACTCCACATGGTAAGAGGATTATGAATATCTTACATATTGAATAA
- the PMA1 gene encoding H(+)-exporting P2-type ATPase PMA1 (similar to Saccharomyces cerevisiae PMA1 (YGL008C); ancestral locus Anc_4.115) has product MSDISDSEQVSEKPPQVVESSSSEEEESDDDDIDALIEELQSNHGLGDDDDDSDEHAAAGEARVVPEELLQTDPSYGLTADEVSRRRKKYGLNQMSEDNESLVVKFVMFFVGPIQFVMEAAAILAAGLSDWVDFGVICGLLLLNAGVGFVQEFQAGSIVEELKKTLANSAIVIRDGQLTEVPANEVVPGDILQLEDGTIIPADGRIVTEDCFVQIDQSAITGESLAVDKHYGDQTFSSSTVKRGEAFMVITATGDNTFVGRAAALVNKAAGGQGHFTEVLNGIGIILLVLVIVTLLLVWTASFYRTDGIVRILRYTLGITIVGVPVGLPAVVTTTMAVGAAYLAKKQAIVQKLSAIESLAGVEILCSDKTGTLTKNKLSLHEPYTVEGVSADDLMLTACLAASRKKKGLDAIDKAFLKSLAQYPQAKNALTKYKVLEFHPFDPVSKKVTAVVESPEGERIICVKGAPLFVLKTVEEDHPIPEDVHENYENKVAELASRGFRALGVARKRGEGHWEILGVMPCMDPPRDDTAETVTEARRLGLRVKMLTGDAVGIAKETCRQLGLGTNIYNAERLGLSGGGDMPGSELADFVENADGFAEVFPQHKYRVVEILQNRGYLVAMTGDGVNDAPSLKKADTGIAVEGATDAARSAADIVFLAPGLSAIIDALKTSRQIFHRMYSYVVYRIALSIHLEIFFGLWIAILNNSLNIDLIVFIAIFADVATLAIAYDNAPYSQTPVKWDLPRLWGMSVVLGVILAIGSWIALTTMFLPKGGIIQNFGAIDGIMFLQISLTENWLIFITRAVGPFWSSIPSWQLAGAVFGVDIIATMFTLFGWWSQNWTDIVTVVRVWIWSIGVFCVMGGAYYEMSTSDAFDRLMNGKSLKEEKKSNRSIEDFLAAMQRVSTQHEKET; this is encoded by the coding sequence atgtctGATATTTCTGACTCAGAACAAGTAAGCGAAAAGCCTCCTCAAGTTGTtgaatcttcttcttccgaagaagaagaatccGATGACGATGATATCGATGCTTTAATCGAAGAATTACAATCTAACCACGGTTTAGgtgatgacgatgatgattcaGATGAACATGCTGCTGCCGGTGAAGCTAGAGTTGTCCCAGAAGAGTTACTACAAACTGATCCATCTTATGGTTTAACTGCCGATGAAGTCTctagaagaagaaagaagtACGGTCTAAATCAAATGTCTGAAGACAACGAAAGTTTAGTTGTTAAATTCGTTATGTTCTTCGTCGGTCCAATTCAATTCGTTATGGAAGCTGCTGCTATTTTAGCTGCTGGTTTATCCGATTGGGTCGATTTTGGTGTTATCTGTGGTCTATTGTTATTAAATGCTGGTGTTGGTTTCGTTCAAGAATTCCAAGCTGGTTCTATTGTcgaagaattgaagaaaactTTAGCTAACTCTGCTATTGTCATTAGAGATGGTCAATTAACTGAAGTTCCAGCTAATGAAGTTGTTCCAGGTGATATCTtacaattagaagatgGTACTATTATTCCAGCTGATGGTAGAATTGTTACTGAAGATTGTTTCGTTCAAATCGATCAATCTGCTATTACTGGTGAATCTTTAGCTGTCGACAAACATTACGGTGATCAAACTTTCTCCTCTTCTACTGTTAAGAGAGGTGAAGCTTTCATGGTTATTACTGCTACCGGTGACAACACTTTCGTTGGTAGAGCTGCTGCTTTAGTTAACAAAGCTGCTGGTGGTCAAGGTCATTTCACTGAAGTCTTGAACGGTATCGGTATTATTCTATTGGTTTTGGTTATTGTTACTCTATTATTGGTCTGGACCGCTTCATTCTACAGAACTGACGGTATTGTTAGAATCTTGAGATATACTTTAGGTATTACCATTGTCGGTGTCCCAGTTGGTTTACCAGCTGTCGTTACCACCACTATGGCTGTCGGTGCTGCTTACTTAGCTAAAAAACAAGCTATTGTCCAAAAATTATCTGCTATTGAATCCTTGGCTGGTGTCGAAATCTTATGTTCCGATAAGACTGGTACTTTAACCAAGAACAAATTGTCCTTACATGAACCATACACTGTCGAAGGTGTCTCTGCTGATGACTTAATGTTAACTGCTTGTTTAGCTGCTTCcagaaagaagaagggtTTAGATGCTATCGATAAGGCTTTCTTGAAGTCCTTGGCCCAATACCCACAAGCTAAGAACGCTTTAACCAAGTACAAGGTTTTGGAATTCCATCCTTTCGATCCTGTTTCCAAGAAGGTTACTGCTGTTGTTGAATCTCCAGAAGGTGAAAGAATTATCTGTGTTAAAGGTGCTCCATTATTCGTCTTAAAGACTGTCGAAGAAGATCATCCAATTCCAGAAGATGTCCATGAAAACTACGAAAACAAAGTTGCTGAATTGGCCTCTAGAGGTTTCCGTGCCTTAGGTGTTGCTAGAAAGAGAGGTGAAGGTCATTGGGAAATCTTAGGTGTTATGCCATGTATGGATCCTCCAAGAGATGATACCGCTGAAACTGTTACTGAAGCTAGACGTTTAGGTTTAAGAGTCAAGATGTTAACTGGTGATGCTGTTGGTATTGCTAAGGAAACCTGTAGACAATTAGGATTAGGTACCAACATTTACAATGCTGAAAGATTAGGTTTAAGTGGTGGTGGTGACATGCCAGGTTCTGAATTAGCTGATTTCGTTGAAAATGCCGATGGTTTCGCTGAAGTTTTCCCACAACATAAATATAGAGTTGTTGAAATCTTACAAAACAGAGGTTACTTGGTTGCTATGACTGGTGATGGTGTTAATGATGCTCCTTCTTTGAAGAAGGCTGATACTGGTATTGCTGTCGAAGGTGCTACTGATGCTGCTAGATCTGCTGCTGATATTGTTTTCTTAGCTCCTGGTTTATCTGCTATTATTGATGCTTTGAAGACCTCCAGACAAATTTTCCACAGAATGTACTCTTATGTTGTTTACCGTATTGCTTTATCTATTCATTTAGAAATTTTCTTCGGTTTATGGATTGCTATTTTGAACAACTCTTTGAACATTGATTTGATTGTTTTCATTGCTATTTTCGCTGATGTTGCTACTTTGGCCATTGCTTACGATAATGCTCCTTACTCTCAAACTCCAGTCAAATGGGATTTACCAAGATTATGGGGTATGTCTGTTGTCTTAGGTGTTATTTTAGCTATCGGTTCTTGGATTGCTTTAACTACCATGTTCTTACCAAAGGGTGGTATCATTCAAAACTTCGGTGCCATTGATGGTATTATGTTCTTACAAATCTCTTTGACTGAAAATTGGTTAATTTTCATCACTAGAGCTGTTGGTCCATTCTGGTCTTCTATTCCATCTTGGCAATTGGCCGGTGCCGTTTTCGGTGTCGATATTATTGCTACTATGTTTACTTTATTCGGTTGGTGGTCTCAAAACTGGACCGACATTGTTACAGTCGTCCGTGTTTGGATCTGGTCTATCGGTGTCTTCTGTGTCATGGGTGGTGCTTACTACGAAATGTCTACTTCCGATGCTTTCGACAGATTAATGAACGGTAAGTCATTgaaggaagaaaagaagtCTAACAGATCTATTGAAGATTTCTTAGCTGCCATGCAAAGAGTCTCTACTCAAcatgaaaaagaaacttaA
- the PMC1 gene encoding calcium-transporting ATPase PMC1 (similar to Saccharomyces cerevisiae PMC1 (YGL006W); ancestral locus Anc_4.117): MSSRNYLTVPGQDSQDADSDEQASAQDYLLDNDSLSQEREQEQEAEAQDTEDEYPLTTKQLSELHDPKSMRSYISLFQNDKLNIFKYLNTSLQTGIKTPTRNNSNIKWNYSNTKRYKLYSDNRIPERIPKTFLQLVWEAFNDKTMLLLTGAAIVSFTLGLYEALGQPPEYDPEGNKIKKVDWIEGVAIMIAVVVVVLVGAVNDYQKELQFAKLNKKKENRKVIVVRNAQEEMVSIHDLLVGDIIKLQTGDVIPADSVLVRGECEIDESSVTGESDTIKKVRLSSALRKFASINETNKKNNNNNNNNGSLHELDIGSVTPEGVHLPDCMLISGSKILSGLGTAVVTAVGVNSIHGRTMMSLKVETEETPLQERLSQLADSISVYGCVAAIILFLVLFVRFLFYVFAPNGRFHDLDPAQKGNKFMNIFITAVTIIVVAVPEGLPLAVTLALAFATTRMTKDGNLVRNLRACETMGSATAVCSDKTGTLTENRMSIVKGFIGEDQFDETMNNRENLPHSKDMFNEKCTEDLQKDLLSNIVLNSTAFENNKYVHPDIERESGISLDSINESNNQQTSSPSKWNILSWFRSGHCKKANNDKDDDDDDDLMKHAMEGRQEPYIGSKTETALLAMAKRSLNLKFGSLQDLRDDPEERFGVDEIIQVIPFESSRKWGGIVVKYKASGLIRFFIKGAAEIVSNCCHSKRNSDDCLILIDEKVSDVINKNIKSLASNALRAISLGHRDFKDCSEWPPKEVQDDENSNRANPEKLLSLKVNNKNSDDGLILDGIVGIQDPLREGVKNSVQQCQKAGVIVRMVTGDNVLTARAIARNCNILSEEAYNDPDSAMEGPKFRKLTKDERIKLLPKLRVLARSSPEDKRVLVETLKGMGEVVAVTGDGTNDAPALKLADVGFSMGISGTEVAREASDIILMTDDFGAIVDAIKWGRCVSISIKKFIQFQLIVNITAVILTFVSAVASEDETSVLTAVQLLWVNLIMDTLAALALATDKPDPNIMDRKPKGRSSPLIYPSTWKMILSQSFLQLIITFTLHFHGKEIFFKGKESITGHEQQQLNAMTFNTFVWLQFFTLFVSRKLDEGDGIKNWRKRISKANLNFFQDLLRNYYFLVIMALIGGCQVLIMFFGGAPFSIAHQTKEMWATAILCGTLSIPIGLIVRICPDELAKKFFPTKLFSKCKYIFGLEFLRERTKSSDEEALLDRDGSPNSSGSSAFF, translated from the coding sequence ATGTCAAGCAGAAATTATCTGACAGTTCCAGGACAGGATTCCCAAGATGCCGATTCAGATGAACAAGCATCAGCACAGGACTACTTACTAGATAACGATAGTCTCTCACAAGAACgagaacaagaacaagaagctGAAGCCCAAGATACTGAAGATGAGTATCCGTTAACTACCAAACAACTCTCAGAATTACATGACCCTAAATCCATGAGATCgtatatttcattatttcaaaatgataaaCTGAAcatctttaaatatttaaatacaTCATTACAAACAGGGATCAAGACACCAACGAGGAATAATTCTAATATTAAATGGAATTATTCAAATACgaaaagatataaattGTATTCAGATAATAGAATCCCTGAAAGAATACCAAAAACATTCTTACAATTGGTTTGGGAAGCATTCAATGACAAGACAATGCTATTATTGACTGGTGCGGCGATCGTATCATTCACTTTGGGGCTTTATGAAGCATTAGGACAACCACCAGAATATGATCCTGAAGGTAATAAGATTAAGAAAGTGGATTGGATTGAAGGTGTAGCAATTATGATTGCTGTAGTTGTTGTGGTCCTTGTTGGGGCTGTAAATGATTATCAAAAGGAATTACAATTCgctaaattgaataaaaagaaggaaaataGGAAAGTTATCGTGGTACGAAATGCTCAAGAAGAAATGGTATCCATTCATGATTTATTAGTTGGagatatcattaaattacAAACCGGGGACGTCATTCCAGCTGATTCCGTATTAGTAAGAGGTGAATgtgaaattgatgaatctTCTGTAACTGGGGAATCTGATACGATTAAAAAAGTGAGACTATCTTCAGCATTGAGGAAATTTGCATCTATTAATGAGACtaacaaaaagaataataataataataataataatggcaGCTTGCATGAATTGGATATCGGTTCTGTAACTCCAGAAGGTGTTCATCTTCCTGACTGTATGTTAATCTCTGGCTCTAAAATTTTATCTGGATTGGGGACTGCAGTAGTAACAGCAGTAGGTGTAAATTCCATTCATGGAAGAACAATGATGTCCTTAAAAGTAGAAACTGAAGAAACTCCTTTACAAGAAAGATTAAGTCAATTGGCTGATAGTATTTCAGTTTATGGTTGTGTGGCAGCTATTATTCTGTTTTTAGTCCTTTTTGTTCGGTTCTTATTTTACGTGTTTGCACCAAATGGTAGATTCCATGATTTGGATCCTGCACAAAAgggtaataaatttatgaatatattcattactGCTGTTACTATCATTGTTGTGGCAGTACCGGAGGGGTTACCATTGGCGGTCACTCTAGCGTTGGCATTTGCTACCACAAGGATGACAAAAGATGGTAATTTGGTTAGAAATTTAAGAGCTTGTGAAACTATGGGATCTGCTACTGCAGTATGTTCAGATAAAACAGGTACACTAACAGAAAATAGAATGTCTATCGTTAAAGGATTTATTGGTGAAGACCAATTTGATGAAACCATGAATAATCGCGAAAATTTACCACATTCAAAAGATATgttcaatgaaaaatgtaCAGAAGATTTACAAAAGGATTTACTGTCCAATATCGTATTAAATTCCACagcttttgaaaataataaatatgtCCATCCTGATATTGAAAGAGAATCTGGTATATCGTTAGattcaattaatgaatcaaataatCAACAAACTTCCTCTCCAAGTAAATGGAACATACTAAGTTGGTTCCGTTCAGGTCATTGTAAGAAAgctaataatgataaggacgacgatgatgatgatgacttGATGAAACATGCAATGGAAGGTAGACAAGAGCCATATATTGGTTCCAAGACTGAAACTGCATTATTAGCAATGGCTAAACGGTCGTTAAATCTAAAATTTGGTTCATTACAGGATTTACGTGATGATCCAGAAGAAAGATTTGGAGTTGATGAAATTATACAAGTTATACCGTTTGAAAGTTCAAGAAAATGGGGTGGTATCGTAGTAAAATACAAGGCTTCTGGTTTAATTagattcttcattaaaGGTGCCGCAGAAATTGTTTCTAATTGTTGTCATTCAAAGAGAAATTCTGATGAttgtttaatattaattgaCGAAAAAGTATCTGATGTTATTAATAAGAACATCAAATCACTAGCTAGCAATGCATTAAGAGCAATTTCATTAGGTCACCGAGATTTCAAAGATTGCTCTGAATGGCCTCCTAAAGAAGttcaagatgatgaaaactCAAACAGGGCAAACCCAGAAAAATTGTTATCGTTAaaagttaataataaaaatagtGATGATGGGTTAATCCTTGATGGTATTGTTGGAATTCAAGACCCATTACGTGAAGGTGTTAAAAACTCAGTACAACAATGTCAAAAAGCAGGTGTTATTGTTCGTATGGTTACTGGTGATAATGTACTCACAGCAAGAGCTATTGCAAGAAATTGTAACATTTTGTCAGAAGAAGCTTACAATGATCCTGATTCTGCTATGGAAGGTCCAAAATTCCGTAAATTGACCAAAGATGAAcgtattaaattattacctAAATTGAGAGTTCTTGCTAGGTCATCTCCAGAAGATAAAAGAGTTCTAGTGGAGACATTGAAGGGAATGGGTGAAGTAGTTGCGGTAACTGGTGACGGTACTAATGATGCTCCTGCTTTGAAGTTAGCTGACGTTGGATTTTCAATGGGTATCTCTGGTACTGAAGTTGCAAGAGAAGCttctgatattattttgatgaCAGATGATTTTGGTGCTATTGTTGATGCCATTAAATGGGGGAGATGTGTCTCTATCTCTATTAAAAAGTTTATTCAGTTTCAATTGATTGTTAATATTACAGCCGTTATATTGACTTTTGTTTCTGCTGTGGCatctgaagatgaaacCTCTGTTTTGACCGCAGTTCAATTACTTTGGGTGAATCTAATCATGGATACTTTAGCAGCTTTGGCTCTTGCTACTGATAAACCGGATCCAAATATTATGGATAGGAAGCCAAAAGGCCGTTCTTCTCCGTTAATTTATCCTTCAACatggaaaatgatattaagCCAATCATTTCTACAACTTATAATCACATTTACTCTCCATTTCCATggtaaagaaatattcttcaagGGTAAAGAAAGTATAACGGGTCATGAACAACAGCAATTGAACGCTATGACATTCAATACATTTGTTTGGCTACAATTCTTTActttatttgtttcaaGAAAGTTAGATGAAGGTGATGGTATTAAGAATTGGAGGAAAAGGATTTCGAAGGctaatttgaatttctttcaagatttattaaGGAATTACTATTTCTTGGTTATAATGGCATTAATTGGTGGTTGCCAAGTCTTAATTATGTTCTTCGGTGGAGCACCATTTTCTATTGCGCATCAAACTAAAGAAATGTGGGCAACTGCAATATTATGTGGTACTTTATCCATACCCATCGGTTTGATTGTTAGAATCTGTCCGGATGAATTAGCAAAGAAATTCTTCCCTACGAAACTATTTAGTAAATGCAAATATATCTTCGGACTTGAATTTTTGAGAGAGAGGACTAAAAGTAGCGATGAAGAAGCCTTGTTGGACAGAGATGGGAGCCCAAATTCTAGTGGGTCAAGCGctttcttttaa